TGTGCTTACACGACCATAAATCAAAAGAAAGTAAAAGAAACTTAATGTCATCAACAATCCCTCTTGACTCCCAAGGAACATCAGATTCTTCCCCCTGGATTGCTCTAACTAGAGCTTGGTAATCAACTTCAATGGCAATCCTTCTGAACTCCCACCTTATTGCTAATTTTAATAACTCCAGAACCTCCAAGCACTCCAGTTGTTCAGGTCCAGATGCTACTTGATAGTACTTGCAGGCTGAAGCTAAGTGAGTACCTGCAAAATTCTGAAAAATCAGTCCATATCCTTCCTTTTTAGTTACATGACAGAAAGATGCATCAGTATTCAATTTAATAACATACTCTGATGGAGGTAACTATTTAATATTAGGAGCCTCTCTAGTATATTGGGGGTTAAACCTGCAGACAGATTTAGAGTCACTAATGAACTTATTGATGAAATGTAAAAGTTGATTAGGGGTAGAGATTTTGTTACTGAAGAAGACACAACTTATGTCTTTCCATAACTGCCAGCTGATAACTGCCATTTTTATGATCATATTCTGGTCAGAGTTAAGAATCCAACTAGCAGTCCATTGTTTTGGCTGTACCCATTCATGATCTGAGATAATATAACCAGCTCCAAACCAAACATCCCTTGCAAAGGGATGGTCGAGAAGAATGTACATGGTTGTCTCCATCTCACAGCCACACCATTTACATTTTACTTCTTCTTGAGGAAACCTTCTGCTTAACCTTtctttagaagatataatatCTTTTGCACATTTCCACAGGAATAACTTGATTCTAGGAATCAAGGGTAGGATCCAGATTCTTTTCCAGAGATTTGTGTTGGCTACCGGGGGATGATCAGCTCCATTGTGATACTTGAGATTGTATAgatcctggtatgcatacttgacagtAAAACAACCATTTTTAGTTCTAGTCCAAACTAGTTTATCTTCACTCTGTAGAAGAATTCTTATAGCCAAGATTTTCTGAGCAGCTTCCAGATTGAAAAGATGATAAACAATATCTTTCTTCCAGCATTTATTTGTTGAATCAATAAGTTCAGCGACATATTTGTAGTCTTGAATATTAACTGCAGCTTCATCTGGAGATGGAGGATCATTTAGTGAAGGCACCCACTTGTCCTGCCATATTAGGATATTCTCACCGTTTCCTAATGACCAAAAGTTGTATTTATATATGAACTCAAATTCTGAGCTAATACTCTTCCAAGACCATGTAGAGTCTGCCTTTTTAGGGGCATGAAGAGGTTTATGATTTTTGAAGTATTTAGCCTTAAGAGAGCCACCCCAAAAGTTATTCTTCACTGCACAAAGTCTCCAAGAAGACTTAGCAATAAATCTTGATTAAAACATCTCAGGTCTCTAAAATTAAGACCGTCATCTTCATAAGTTCTACATATACCAGACCAAGAAGTTGGATAAAAGCCTTTACTGGCCGGTTTGTTTCACCAATAATGCAGTTGAAGAGAGTTAATTTTATTGACTGTGTCCTTTGGTAACTTGAAGGAAGTCATCTGATGAAGAGGCACCGATTTTATCACATTCTTAACCATCATCTATCTACCAGACTGTGATTGCATCTTACCACACCAGATGGATAGTCTTCCTTCCATATTTTCAATGAGAAAATTAAAGGAgactttcttctttttatttagaAACAACATGCCTAGGTATTTCTCCTCAGGGTTCattctctttatatttagaatACCAATAATGTATTGGGCTACATGATTA
The nucleotide sequence above comes from Papaver somniferum cultivar HN1 chromosome 8, ASM357369v1, whole genome shotgun sequence. Encoded proteins:
- the LOC113305867 gene encoding uncharacterized protein LOC113305867, with product MERRIKILFDKVISPLQSAYVPGRLISDNISLTHEIIHTLKRKKKGDNYLALKLDMSKAFDRLEWSFITEVMKRMGFSEKWCSLIHQCISTTEISVLLNGSPCTPFHPTRGIRQGNPISPYLFIISMEAFSRAMVATEYSKKISVKNNFWGGSLKAKYFKNHKPLHAPKKADSTWSWKSISSEFEFIYKYNFWSLGNGENILIWQDKWVPSLNDPPSPDEAAVNIQDYKYVAELIDSTNKCWKKDIVYHLFNLEAAQKILAIRILLQSEDKLVWTRTKNGCFTVKYAYQDLYNLKYHNGADHPPVANTNLWKRIWILPLIPRIKLFLWKCAKDIISSKERLSRRFPQEEVKCKWCGCEMETTMYILLDHPFARDVWFGAGYIISDHEWVQPKQWTASWILNSDQNMIIKMAVISWQLWKDISCVFFSNKISTPNQLLHFINKFISDSKSEGYGLIFQNFAGTHLASACKYYQVASGPEQLECLEVLELLKLAIRWEFRRIAIEVDYQALVRAIQGEESDVPWESRGIVDDIKFLLLSFDLWSCKHTNRHANKYADSLAKHGRKEGISDT